The Quatrionicoccus australiensis nucleotide sequence GCTTGGCTTGCTGGCCGGGCGTTTTGATGTCGATGCATTTGAAGAGTGTGATTCCACCAGCAGCGAGCTGATGCGCCGGGCCGATCTTGGCGCGCCGGCCGGTACGGTGATCGTCGCCGACCGGCAATCCGCCGGGCGGGGACGGCGCGGCCGGCAATGGCTGTCGGCGCCCGAAGCCAGCCTGACCTTTTCCCTGCTCTGGCGCTTTTCCGGTTCGCCGGCGCGGCTTGCCGGCTTGTCGCTGGCGGTTGGCGTTGCGCTGGCGCGCGCCCTTGAAGGTCTCGGTGCGCAAGGCATCTGCCTGAAGTGGCCGAATGACGTCCTGCTTCGCCAGGGCGACGACTATGCCAAGCTGGCCGGCATTCTTGTCGAACTGGCCAGTGACCGGCGCGGCATCCAGGCTGTGATCGGCATCGGCATCAATCTTTCTGCGCCGACGGTTGAGTTGCCGCAGCCGGTGGCCGGGCTGGATCAGGCGATGGCCGCCTTGCCCGAACGGCATCTGGTTCTCGCTGCCGTCCTTTCTGCGCTGGCCGGCGTGCTGGATGCCTTTGCGGTCGACGGCTTCGCCAGCAGCAAAAACGAATGGCAGCAGCGCCATGCCTGGCAGGATGCGGCGGTTCAGTTGCTTGATGACGGCAGCGCGCCGCTTCTTGGACGGTGCGCCGGTGTCGATGCTGACGGCGCCTTGCTGCTGGAGACGGCGAGCGGCATGCAACGCATCTTTTCCGGTGATGTCAGCCTGCGCCGCGCATGATCATCTGCATCGACAGCGGCAATAGCCGCATCAAATGGGGCGCGCACGACGGGCATGCGTGGTGCGACCAGGGCGTCGTGACGCATGCCGGGATCGGGGAGCTTGGCGAGCTTTGTCGGCGCTGGCCGCAGCCGGCGCGCGTCATGCTGGCGAATGTGGCCGGTCCGGTGGTCGGCGAGAGCTTGCGCCAAGTCCTGGCGCCATGGTCGGACGTACTGCGTGAGGCAAAGGCAGGGGCAAATCAGGCCGGAATTACAAATCTTTATATAAATCCGGCCCAGCTCGGTGTCGACCGCTGGTGCGCCCTGGTCGGTGCGCGTCAGCTCGGTTCGACACCGCGTCTCGTGGTCATGGCGGGGACTGCAACCACCATCGACAGCCTGGATGCCGACGGCAATTTTCTCGGCGGCCTGATCCTGCCCGGCCTGGAAACCATGCGCCGGGCGCTGTTTCAGGGCACGGCCGCGCTGCCTTTTGCCGATGGCGTGCATGTGGCATATCCGCGTGCCACCGCCGATGCCATTGTCACGGGTTGTGTCGAAGCGCAGGTCGGTGCCATCGAGCGCGCTTTTGCCCGTCTGGCGGGGCGTGATGCCTGCTGCATTCTGTCCGGTGGACATGCCGAAGTGCTAAGTGGCTTCCTTGTTATTCCCCATTTGCTGGCGCACAATCTTCCACTGGAGGGGCTGCTCCGCCTGGCCCCGGAATCCTAGCCCCAGTATCGAAAGAAGCACCCATGGAGATTGTTGCGGTAGCCGACCTGAAGATCGGCATGTTCGTTGCCGAACCGGATTGCGCGTGGACCGAGTTTTCGTTTGCCTTGCAGGGGTTCGTGATCTCCAGCCTGGAGCAGGTCGAGCAGTTTCAGCAAAAATGCCGTTTTGTCTACGTCGACCGTAGCCGCTCATTGAACGAATTCCATCTGGTCAAGGATTACGGGCGTGATTACGCCTTGCGTCCACCGGCTGCCAGTGGCGGTGTCGCCGAGCCCGGGCAGCCGGTCCGGCGCCGGCCGCCGCTGTTCGAGATGCAGGCCGACAGCGACAAGCGGCAGCAGCGGCGGCGGCGTTTCCTGACTTTTCTGCAGCGCCAGAATGACTCCGAGCACTCGATTGCGCTGGCCCGCGAGCTTTCTTACATGGAGCCGCGCTTCGACGATCTGCAGAACGCGTTGCAGCGCAGCTTCCAGTCCGTCAGCCTGGAAAGGTCGATGGATCTGGGTTCAGTGCGCGAAGGGGTGCGCGACATGTCGGGCAGCCTGCGCCGCAACCCGGATGCGCTGATGTGGTTGCTGCGTCTGAAGCGCATGGATCAGTACAGTTTTGACCACGCCATGGATGTTTCGGTGTACTTGCTGATGCTCGGTGCGCACATCGGCTGGCGGGGACTGCCGCTGCTTGAACTCGGCATTGCCGGCATGCTGCAGGATATCGGCAAGACCCAGGTGCCGGTCGAGATTCTCGCCAAGACCGGGCCGCTGACGCCGGAAGAAAAGGAATTGGTCCATTCGCATGTGGCCAGTTCGCTGGAGCTGCTGTGCAGCCAGGGCAACATTCCCGAAAATGTGCTGCTGACGATCGCCCGTCACCACGAGCGCTGGGACGGCAGCGGCTACCCGCGCCAGCTCAAGCTCGACGAGCTTGGTCTGGCAGCCGAAATGGCCGGCCTGGTCGATTCGTTCTGTGCCATGCTGAAAAACAAGCCTTATCGCAGTGCACTCGGTCACCAGGAGGCGCTTGAGGAACTCTACAAACAGCGCGACCACCAGTTCAGTCCCGGTCTGATGGAGCAGTTCGTGCAATGCGTCGGTCTTTATCCAATTGGTACCTTGCTCGAACTGAGTAGTGGCGAGGTCGGTATCGTCATCCAGCAAAACCGGGTGCGGCGCTCGCGACCGCGCGTGCTGATCATGCTCGATGCCGACAAGCAGGAGGTGCGCGGCTATCGGGTCATCGACCTCAATGAGCCTGCCCACCAGGCTTGCAGGGTTGCCCGGGCGCTGCCGCATGATGCGTATGGACTGGCCTCACATGACTATAATCTCGGTTGACCCCGGTCCCGGACTTGCAGCAGCGCAATTCGGGCTGAGCGACGAGGCGCTCGCCTCGTTTTCGGCGATCGCGCCGCTCTGGCAGTCAGCTGTCCACCAGGCACTTGCCGAGGAGGCCGATGACCCCGTACTCGCCGAGTTCGCCGCAATTTCTGCCCGCATGGCGAGCGCGCTGGGCGATCCGCAATGGCAGCAGGACTGGCTGTCGGCCTGGCACAAGCTGCATGGCTGCGGATTTTCGCTGACGGACACGCTGAGTTTCTTCTTCCGTGTCGTCGAGTTTTGCGAACATGCGCTGTTCGGCGAGACCGCATCGGTCAACCGTCTCTACCTCGATCTTTTCTCCATCCTGCGGCGCAGTGTTTTTGCTGCGGTCATTGCCGCTGTCGAACTTGGTGAAGAGCTTGGCCTGGCCCGGGCCGGCGTGCCCGGCGAACTGGCTGCCCTGCACGCACTGCGGGAATTGGCCGGGAGTGCCGAACCGGTCGCCGTGCTCTCCCTCGTCCTGACCAACCGCAATCGCTTCGGACAACTGGCTGCCAGTGATCTGCAAAGTCTGCCCGGTATCGTGGCAGAGCGTTTGCGTTTGTTGTTGCGGCCGGTAGACCGGATTTTTTCGGGACGCGAGGATGAGTGGCTGTTGTTGTTGCCCGGTGTCCAGTCGATGGCAGTGCCGACGCTGGTGGCCGCCCATATCGGGCAGGCCTTTGCCGAGCCGCTGGGCATGCTGAGCGGGCGCAGCATGCCCCTCGAAGCCAGTATTGGTGCGGCCATGCTGCCCGAGCACGCTGCCGATGCGGAATCCATTCTGCAGGCGGCTCGCCTGGCGCGTGGGGAGTTGCAGTCGACGCGTGAGTCCTTTGGCTGGTTCCAGCCTGAAATGCGTCGGGATTGGCAGCATCGTTGCGAAATGGCGGAAGAACTGCGCCAGGCCTTGCATCACGAGACGCTGATGATATTCATGCAGCCGCAAGTGGACGCACCTTCCGGGGAATGTACCGGGGCGGAGTTGTTGTTGCGCTGGCAGCGGGCGAATGGCGAATGGGTGCCGCCGCCGCAGATCATCGAGATGATCGAGGAAAACGGCTGGCGCCACCTGTTTACCGATTGGCTGATCCGCAATGCCCTGCATGTGGCAAGCGAACTGTCGGCGAAGGGGATCGATATCCCGCTGTCGATCAACCTGACGGCCGACGATCTGCTCGATACCGATTTGCCGGAAATGTTCGCGCAGCGCCTGGCAACCTGGCAGGTGCCGGGCAAGCGCTTCACCATCGAGCTGACCGAGTCGGCGATGCTCGGCGATCCGGAGCGTTGCCTCGAGGTCATGCGTCGTCTGCGGGCCCTGGGCATCCGCCTGGCACTCGACGATTTCGGTACCGGCTATTCGTCACTCAGTTATCTGGTCAATCTGCCGCTCAACGAAATCAAGATCGACCGCTCGTTTGTTGTCGCGATGACGACTTCGGAGGAGCATCTGCGGATCGTCCGGACGATCATCGATCTGGCCTGGGATCTGGACATGATGCCGCTCGCCGAGGGGGTCGAGGATCACGTCCAGGCGGCACAGTTGCGCCAGCTTGGCTGTAACCGCATGCAGGGCTATCTGTATGCGAAGCCGATGCCTCTGGATGCTTTCGTCGCCTGGCATCAGGCACGTCCGGCTTGAGTTGCGGCGGGCTTGCGGCGACAATACTTCGCTGTCATTCTGCTTCAGGGGAATTCAATGTTTGATCCGGTCATCAGCGGTTTGCCAGCCTTCGCCAGTTTCTTTGCGACGGGCATCGTTCTCCTGGGCGTGTTTTTTGCGCTTTATGTACTGATCACGCCTTATAACGAGCTACAACTGATCCGTGCCGGCAACGAAGCCGCCGCCGTCAGCCTGGGTGGTGCGGTGATCGGCTTCGCACTGCCGCTCGCCGTGTCGGTCGCGGTCAGCCACAACCTGTACGCGATGATCGGCTGGGGTGTCATCGCCGGCATCGTGCAACTGCTCGTTTTCGTCGTCGCCCGCATTGTGTTGCCGCGCATCAATGAAAGCATTCCCCAGGGGCGCATGGCCTCGGGCATTTTCCTCGCATTACTCTCGATCGCGGTCGGCATTCTCAACGCCGGCTGCATCGCCTGACCCTTTAGGAGGTAGTGATGGCACTGATGGACTTCATCAAGAAGCAGTTTATCGACATCCTGCAGTGGACCGAGGATGCCGACGGTACGCTGGCCTGGCGTTTCCCGATGGCGGAAATGGAAATCCAGAACGGCGCCAGCCTGACCGTGCGCGACTCGCAACTCGCGCTCTTCGTCAACGAAGGCACGGTTGCCGACGTCTTTGCGCCCGGCATGTACAAGCTGACGACGCAGACGCTGCCCGTCCTGACCTATCTCAAGAACTGGGACAAGCTGTTCGAATCCCCGTTCAAGTCCGATCTGTACTTCTTCTCGACGCGGCAGCAGCTCGATCAGAAGTGGGGCACGCCGAACCCGATCACCATCCGCGACAAGGAATTCGGCATTGTCCGCATGCGTGCCTTCGGCATCTATTCCTGGCACCTGGTGGACGCCAAGACCTTCTACCAGAAGATTTCCGGTACCCGTGACAGCTACGGCCGCGACGAGCTTGAAGGCCAGTTGCGCAACACGCTGGTCGCCGGCCTGACCGATCTCTTTGCCGAGTCCGGCGTTGCCTTCATCGACATGGCCGCCAACCAGGACGAGTTCGGCAAGGCGATGTTCGCCAAGGCGCAGCCGATGTTTGCCGAGTACGGCCTGGCGCTCGACTCGCTGGTCGTGCAGAACGTCTCGTTGCCGGAAGAACTGCAGAAGATCCTCGACCAGAAGATCGGCATGAACATGATCGGCGACATGCAGCGCTACACGCAGTACCAGGTCGCCAACAGCATTCCCGATGCGGCGAAAAACGAGGGCGGCCTGGCGGCAATGGGCGTCGGTCTCGGTGCCGGCGTCGGTTTCGGCCAGGTGGTCGGGCAGGCGATGGGTGCCGCGCTGCAGCCGACGGCGGTGGCGAGCGTGTCGGCCGACGAGGTCGTGGCGACCCTGGAAAAACTGCACGGACTGGTCGAAAAAGGCATCCTCAGCCAGGCCGAGTTCGAGGCCAAGAAAGCGGAATTGCTCAAAAAACTGAGTTGACCGCTGCCTAGTGGCCATTACTGCATCCTGCCCTTCCTGCGGCGCGCCGGTTGTCTTTCAGTCGGCGTCGTCGGTCTTCGCGGTCTGCGCTTATTGCAGCAGCACGCTGGTCCGGCACGACCAGAATCTGGAAGACATCGGCAAGATGGCGGCGTTGGTCGAAGACCGCTCGCCGCTGCAACTGGGCACGGAAGGCAGCTACAAGGGCGTGCACTTTGCCCTGATCGGGCGCGTCCAGATCAAGTACGAGCAGGGCATCTGGAACGAATGGCATCTGCTCTTCGACGACATGCGCACCGGCTGGCTGTCGGAGGCTGGCGGCGAGTACGTGCTCACTTTTGCGCAGTTTGTGCCGGATGCGCTGCCGCCGTTGGATGCCCTGAAAATCGGTCAGCGCTTCGTGCTCGCCAGCCAGACCTGGACGGTCAGCAATATCGCCCAGGCCGAGTGCATCGCCGGCCAGGGCGAGCTGCCGTTCAAGGTCGGCGCCGGTTATCCGGTCGCAGCGGTCGACCTCAGAAACGGGGCCAATTTCGCCACCCTTGATTACTCCGAAACGCCGCCCCTGATGTTCATCGGCGAGGCCGTCGAATTCGCTGCGCTGCGCCTGAGCAACCTGCGCCAGGGCATGGGGTCGCCCGAAAAGACGGTTGCCGCGCAGGTTTTTCGCTGCCCGAGTTGCGGCTCGCCGATGACGGCGCGTTCGCCGGAAATTCTCGCAGTCGGCTGCGTCGCCTGTGGCGCGGTGGTCGATACGGCCGACCGCAATTACCAGGTCCTGTCGAAGGCGCTGGGCAGTCGCGACGAAAAGTACGTGCCGCGCCTGGCGCTCGGCAGCCAGGGCAAGCTGGACGGTCGACCAGTCGAAGTGATCGGTTTTCTCGTCAAGCAGTGCGTCAGCGCAGGCATTTTCTACGACTGGCGCGAATACCTGCTGGCCGGGGAAAATGGCACTTATCGCTGGTTGACCGAGTACAACGGCCACTGGAATGTTGCCGACGTGCTGTCCAGCCCGCCGACCGGCAGCGGCGCCATGGAACTCACCGATGTGCGCTGGAACGGTCAGAGCTTCCGGCATTTCACGACGACGCCGAGCGCCGAGGTGATCCAGGTCGCCGGCGAGTTCACCTGGCGGGTGCGGCGCGGCGAGTGCAACCGGGTGGTCGATTACGTCGCGCCACCGCTGCTGCTGTCGCGTGAAAGCACCGACAGCGATCTCAACTGGTCGCAGGGCGTCTATGTCGAACCGGCCGAGATCGCTGCAGCCTTTGCCCTGAAGAATGCCTTGCCCGAACCGATCGGCATCTTCGCCAATCAGCCCAATCCCTGGGAAGAAACGCATCGTCGCGTCTGCCGGCTGTTCTGGCGCCTGGCCGTGCTTGCCGTTGTGGCGCAGGCCTTGTTCATGCTGCTCGCTGGCGGCGGCAAGCTGCTGCTGCGCCAGGACTTCGACTTTGGCGCACCTGCGGTCGACGAGCTGCAAAGCCGCGAATTCGTGATCGATGCGCGGGTGCGCCGGCTCAAGGTGCGCAACACGACCAGCCTCGACAACAATTGGATTGGCCTCAACCTGACCCTGGTCGACAAGAACAGCGGCAACGCCTGGCCGGCCAGCCGCGAGCTTGCCTATTACTACGGCAACGACGGCGGCGAAAGCTGGTCGGAAGGCAATCGCCAGGACGAAGTGGTCTTCCCCGACATTCCGCCCGGTACCTATTACCTGACGGTCGACCCCGATCTGGCACCGGAAAAGCCGGTGCCGGTGCATGACCGGATGGAAGTCATGAGCGTCGGCGCCGGCTGGTCGAATTTCGTGCTGTTGCTGATCTTCCTCGCCATCTTCCCGATCTTCACGCGCCTGCGCCACGCCGCCTTCGAAGTGCGGCGCTGGGCCGAGAGCGACCACGCGCCGGTAGCGGCCGATGATTCCGGAGACGACGACTGATGTTCCGCAAATTCAACCTGGTTGCCGGCCTGCTCGCGCTGCTCCTTTTCGCACATGCGCAAAATCAGGGCTGGAACCTGTTCGATGATGTCGCCGACTCGAATTCCGGCAACTCGCGCGGCAGCAGTCGCACCTATCACAAGTAAATCGGCTGTCTGCCGGATCGATCTTTCCCCATGCGTTTTTTTGCCTTTCTCGTCCTTTGCCTGATCCTGTCGCCTGCCAGCGCACTGGAAAAGGTCAGCATCCAGCTCAACTGGAAGCACCAGTTCCAGTTTGCCGGCTATTACGCGGCGCTGGAGAAGGGCTATTTCCGTGCCGCCGGTTTCGAGGTCAGCCTGCGCGAACTGGCGGCCGGCGCCGATCCGGTTGACGAGGTGGTAAGCGGCCGTGCCGAATACGGCGTCGCCGCTTCCGAACTCGCCTTGCGTCGTGCCCAGGGGCAGCCGGTGGTCGCCCTCGCCGTCATCGTCCAGCATTCGCCGCTGGTCCTGCTGGTCAACCGGCGCAAGATTCCGAGCCTCGACGCACTGAGCGAGCAACGCATCATGTTGCTGCCGCACGAGGCCGAACTGCTCGCCTACCTCAAGCGCGAGGGCGTCGAACGCTACGTCGCGGTGCCGCATCGTTTCGAACTGGACGATCTGATCAGCGGCGAGGTCGCGGCCTATTCCGGCTATTCCTCCGACGAGCCCTTCCTGCTGCGCAAGGC carries:
- a CDS encoding biotin--[acetyl-CoA-carboxylase] ligase, yielding MPLIDPVLLKSRLGLLAGRFDVDAFEECDSTSSELMRRADLGAPAGTVIVADRQSAGRGRRGRQWLSAPEASLTFSLLWRFSGSPARLAGLSLAVGVALARALEGLGAQGICLKWPNDVLLRQGDDYAKLAGILVELASDRRGIQAVIGIGINLSAPTVELPQPVAGLDQAMAALPERHLVLAAVLSALAGVLDAFAVDGFASSKNEWQQRHAWQDAAVQLLDDGSAPLLGRCAGVDADGALLLETASGMQRIFSGDVSLRRA
- a CDS encoding type III pantothenate kinase; translated protein: MIICIDSGNSRIKWGAHDGHAWCDQGVVTHAGIGELGELCRRWPQPARVMLANVAGPVVGESLRQVLAPWSDVLREAKAGANQAGITNLYINPAQLGVDRWCALVGARQLGSTPRLVVMAGTATTIDSLDADGNFLGGLILPGLETMRRALFQGTAALPFADGVHVAYPRATADAIVTGCVEAQVGAIERAFARLAGRDACCILSGGHAEVLSGFLVIPHLLAHNLPLEGLLRLAPES
- a CDS encoding HD-GYP domain-containing protein is translated as MEIVAVADLKIGMFVAEPDCAWTEFSFALQGFVISSLEQVEQFQQKCRFVYVDRSRSLNEFHLVKDYGRDYALRPPAASGGVAEPGQPVRRRPPLFEMQADSDKRQQRRRRFLTFLQRQNDSEHSIALARELSYMEPRFDDLQNALQRSFQSVSLERSMDLGSVREGVRDMSGSLRRNPDALMWLLRLKRMDQYSFDHAMDVSVYLLMLGAHIGWRGLPLLELGIAGMLQDIGKTQVPVEILAKTGPLTPEEKELVHSHVASSLELLCSQGNIPENVLLTIARHHERWDGSGYPRQLKLDELGLAAEMAGLVDSFCAMLKNKPYRSALGHQEALEELYKQRDHQFSPGLMEQFVQCVGLYPIGTLLELSSGEVGIVIQQNRVRRSRPRVLIMLDADKQEVRGYRVIDLNEPAHQACRVARALPHDAYGLASHDYNLG
- a CDS encoding putative bifunctional diguanylate cyclase/phosphodiesterase; translated protein: MTIISVDPGPGLAAAQFGLSDEALASFSAIAPLWQSAVHQALAEEADDPVLAEFAAISARMASALGDPQWQQDWLSAWHKLHGCGFSLTDTLSFFFRVVEFCEHALFGETASVNRLYLDLFSILRRSVFAAVIAAVELGEELGLARAGVPGELAALHALRELAGSAEPVAVLSLVLTNRNRFGQLAASDLQSLPGIVAERLRLLLRPVDRIFSGREDEWLLLLPGVQSMAVPTLVAAHIGQAFAEPLGMLSGRSMPLEASIGAAMLPEHAADAESILQAARLARGELQSTRESFGWFQPEMRRDWQHRCEMAEELRQALHHETLMIFMQPQVDAPSGECTGAELLLRWQRANGEWVPPPQIIEMIEENGWRHLFTDWLIRNALHVASELSAKGIDIPLSINLTADDLLDTDLPEMFAQRLATWQVPGKRFTIELTESAMLGDPERCLEVMRRLRALGIRLALDDFGTGYSSLSYLVNLPLNEIKIDRSFVVAMTTSEEHLRIVRTIIDLAWDLDMMPLAEGVEDHVQAAQLRQLGCNRMQGYLYAKPMPLDAFVAWHQARPA
- a CDS encoding DUF350 domain-containing protein, encoding MFDPVISGLPAFASFFATGIVLLGVFFALYVLITPYNELQLIRAGNEAAAVSLGGAVIGFALPLAVSVAVSHNLYAMIGWGVIAGIVQLLVFVVARIVLPRINESIPQGRMASGIFLALLSIAVGILNAGCIA
- a CDS encoding SPFH domain-containing protein, which produces MALMDFIKKQFIDILQWTEDADGTLAWRFPMAEMEIQNGASLTVRDSQLALFVNEGTVADVFAPGMYKLTTQTLPVLTYLKNWDKLFESPFKSDLYFFSTRQQLDQKWGTPNPITIRDKEFGIVRMRAFGIYSWHLVDAKTFYQKISGTRDSYGRDELEGQLRNTLVAGLTDLFAESGVAFIDMAANQDEFGKAMFAKAQPMFAEYGLALDSLVVQNVSLPEELQKILDQKIGMNMIGDMQRYTQYQVANSIPDAAKNEGGLAAMGVGLGAGVGFGQVVGQAMGAALQPTAVASVSADEVVATLEKLHGLVEKGILSQAEFEAKKAELLKKLS
- a CDS encoding DUF4178 domain-containing protein, which encodes MAITASCPSCGAPVVFQSASSVFAVCAYCSSTLVRHDQNLEDIGKMAALVEDRSPLQLGTEGSYKGVHFALIGRVQIKYEQGIWNEWHLLFDDMRTGWLSEAGGEYVLTFAQFVPDALPPLDALKIGQRFVLASQTWTVSNIAQAECIAGQGELPFKVGAGYPVAAVDLRNGANFATLDYSETPPLMFIGEAVEFAALRLSNLRQGMGSPEKTVAAQVFRCPSCGSPMTARSPEILAVGCVACGAVVDTADRNYQVLSKALGSRDEKYVPRLALGSQGKLDGRPVEVIGFLVKQCVSAGIFYDWREYLLAGENGTYRWLTEYNGHWNVADVLSSPPTGSGAMELTDVRWNGQSFRHFTTTPSAEVIQVAGEFTWRVRRGECNRVVDYVAPPLLLSRESTDSDLNWSQGVYVEPAEIAAAFALKNALPEPIGIFANQPNPWEETHRRVCRLFWRLAVLAVVAQALFMLLAGGGKLLLRQDFDFGAPAVDELQSREFVIDARVRRLKVRNTTSLDNNWIGLNLTLVDKNSGNAWPASRELAYYYGNDGGESWSEGNRQDEVVFPDIPPGTYYLTVDPDLAPEKPVPVHDRMEVMSVGAGWSNFVLLLIFLAIFPIFTRLRHAAFEVRRWAESDHAPVAADDSGDDD